One part of the Tunicatimonas pelagia genome encodes these proteins:
- a CDS encoding CRISPR-associated endoribonuclease Cas6, translating to MRVRIVFILKNKGSHVPFHHQYLLAQLIKGIMVRGGEEHFINTNVYNFSGLKGQTKISRNGLHFYSSRVTLVFSATDRELIDYFLKHLFSFPQIDVGSMMLIPECVEMEGEVELGDVMKFVCISPLVLVKPSFNDDRGKRFILPTTDTFSDLLYESLMIRMEKSGQFVAEELEQFYKFQLVPDKDYLARIQDQQKKFARIYPLYDQDVKYEVRGYTFPFVLYAAPEVQKFIITNGLGLYTHKGFGMLDIAGADPGKKTQKYEFDNSLAQSSGQ from the coding sequence TTGAGGGTTCGTATCGTTTTCATATTGAAGAATAAAGGATCTCACGTCCCCTTTCACCATCAATACTTGTTAGCGCAATTAATCAAAGGTATTATGGTGCGTGGTGGGGAAGAGCACTTTATCAACACTAATGTTTATAACTTTTCGGGGCTGAAAGGCCAGACGAAGATTAGCCGTAATGGTTTGCACTTCTACTCAAGCCGGGTTACGTTAGTGTTTTCAGCAACCGACCGGGAGTTAATTGATTATTTTTTGAAGCATTTGTTCTCTTTTCCGCAAATTGATGTGGGGAGCATGATGTTAATTCCGGAATGTGTAGAGATGGAAGGAGAGGTAGAGTTGGGCGACGTAATGAAGTTCGTTTGTATCTCACCTTTAGTTTTGGTAAAGCCTTCTTTTAACGATGATCGGGGTAAACGGTTTATCCTTCCTACCACCGACACGTTTTCTGATCTGTTATATGAGTCTTTGATGATCCGCATGGAGAAGTCGGGACAGTTTGTAGCAGAAGAACTAGAGCAATTTTACAAATTTCAGTTAGTACCCGATAAAGACTATCTGGCTCGTATTCAAGATCAGCAGAAAAAGTTTGCGCGCATTTATCCCCTCTACGATCAGGATGTAAAATATGAGGTGCGCGGGTATACTTTCCCGTTTGTACTGTATGCTGCTCCAGAGGTGCAGAAGTTCATTATTACTAACGGGTTAGGTCTGTACACCCACAAAGGGTTTGGTATGCTTGATATTGCTGGAGCTGATCCTGGTAAAAAAACCCAGAAATACGAATTTGATAATTCCCTAGCTCAATCATCTGGGCAGTAG
- the ychF gene encoding redox-regulated ATPase YchF has product MSLQCGIVGLPNVGKSTLFNALSSAKAEAANFPFCTIEPNVGVVTVPDSRLKTLEGLVNPQKVIPTTIEFVDIAGLVKGASKGEGLGNKFLANIREVDAIIHVIRCFADDNVVHVAGSVDPVFDKEVIDTELQLKDVESVEKKITRLEKIAKSGDAKARKQLATLQTYKTHLESGKNARSIDVPAEDKEAVADLFLLTAKPVIYVANVDEASITSGNAYVNALKEAVQQEQSDVLLISAAIESQIAELDPEERSLFLEEYGLQESGLDQLIRASYHLLNLITYFTAGEKEVRAWTIVDGWKAPQAAGVIHTDFEKGFIKAEVIKLDDYQQYQSEVAVKEAGKMAIEGKEYTVQDGDIMHFRFNV; this is encoded by the coding sequence ATGAGCTTACAGTGTGGTATTGTAGGACTGCCTAATGTCGGTAAGTCAACCTTATTTAATGCCTTGTCTAGTGCTAAAGCTGAGGCAGCCAATTTCCCTTTTTGTACGATTGAACCCAATGTAGGGGTGGTCACCGTACCTGATTCTCGCCTCAAGACACTAGAAGGCTTAGTAAACCCCCAGAAAGTAATCCCAACAACTATTGAATTTGTGGATATTGCTGGCTTGGTAAAAGGAGCCAGCAAGGGCGAAGGGCTGGGCAATAAGTTTTTGGCTAATATTCGGGAAGTAGACGCTATCATTCACGTAATCCGGTGTTTTGCCGACGATAATGTGGTGCATGTGGCGGGCAGTGTCGACCCGGTGTTCGATAAAGAGGTGATTGATACGGAACTACAATTAAAAGATGTAGAATCCGTAGAGAAGAAAATTACCCGACTAGAAAAAATTGCTAAGTCCGGCGATGCCAAAGCAAGAAAGCAGTTAGCTACTCTACAAACCTACAAGACCCATTTGGAGAGCGGCAAAAATGCTCGCTCCATTGACGTGCCAGCGGAAGATAAAGAAGCGGTAGCCGATCTTTTTTTGCTAACGGCCAAACCCGTAATCTACGTAGCTAACGTAGACGAAGCCTCCATCACTTCTGGCAATGCGTACGTGAATGCCCTAAAAGAGGCAGTGCAACAAGAACAATCCGACGTTTTGTTGATTAGTGCGGCTATTGAATCGCAGATTGCCGAACTCGATCCCGAAGAGCGAAGCTTATTTTTGGAAGAATACGGTCTACAGGAGTCTGGTTTGGATCAGCTTATCCGGGCTTCGTACCATCTGCTGAATTTAATCACCTACTTTACAGCAGGTGAAAAAGAAGTACGAGCCTGGACCATCGTAGATGGCTGGAAAGCTCCCCAAGCAGCGGGGGTTATTCATACTGACTTTGAAAAAGGGTTTATTAAAGCTGAAGTTATTAAGCTGGATGATTACCAGCAGTACCAATCAGAAGTAGCCGTGAAGGAGGCCGGAAAAATGGCCATTGAAGGCAAAGAATATACGGTGCAAGACGGCGATATTATGCATTTTCGGTTTAATGTCTAA